The genomic window ttttccagGTCAAAGCAAATGGGGACCTTGGCCCCTGGTCTCCAGGCTTCCCTGAGCTCAAGGTCAACATGACATCTTCTCTCAACGGCTCAAAGGCTCAGTGCAGCCTCCTCTTCATGGCTCAAGGGCTGGAGCAAGTCCTGCAGGACCAGAGGAGCAACCTGAATCCTAGAGATGTCCCGCTTCACCGGAAGCTCCAAGAAACCATCTTCAGGGTCAACACccttgcagtgtgtgtgaagaTCACCATCGGAGGGGAGTGCTCCCCGAAACCATCCACACCCAACATGCCAAATCACGTATTTGAGAGGAAGCAGTGGAGCCACACTCTGCTGAAGTCAGCTAGGAACTATCTGCACTGGCTGGGGCACAAGATTGAGATCCAACTACCATCGACAAATAAGATAAAACGTAGGGTTTCAAAGGAAACAGCAAAGAGGATGGCAAAGATAAAGCATAGAGTTACTGAGTCAACTAGTCAGAGTTACTTTGATGGGAGCGGATACCTGCTGTAAGCTTTGAATTACAGATTTTGTGACAGTTTGTGGCAGCTTTTTTGTTAACAGAACACAATTTCTAAgatttttaaatgcttatttgtGATGTTAGCAAGCCTCATTTTTTATAATGTTGGAATAAATGGATTGAACGCAACTTTGactgttctttatttttatctgaCATATGAAAAAGTATAGCAGcaatttttatttcataaaatCTTTTACAACTTGTCGCTCAGagtttggtaaaaaaaaaagaacaaatggagcgcctgcaagctagttcaggcagacaactccaGCTGCAATGCcgtacacgtcacatgtcccgctctcataaccatcatccaatcctgccctctgcttctcaaattggcggtctatttaaactgggaaaatctcccatctctccccctGCCTGTCAATGCCTCTtctgctgcatgcctattgctgaaaTTTTCTTCATCCCCAccgcctccccagcatccacctgcaggctccgggggggtgtttagtatgttttgctcatcactcctcaatgtctgcatgtaaacttatctgcagggagtgatgaggccggagcctgggcgccaaacatgaatatgtatttgctgctacaataaacaatttaaacgtgagttgtctgactgaactaccCTCTTTTGTATGATTGGTTATAAACTCTTCATCTCAATGTGTCCCAGCCACTTAGCTAACATTGGCTCAGCTTAAGTTAGCATTAAGCATGGAAACAGTAACCTCTGACTCTGTTCAAATCAGTGAATTATTCTCAGCTTTATAAAATATCCTCCCAGCCCACTAAAACTTCCTCACTTACATGTCTCATGTATTAAGTAAAGAAACAGGATTTAAGAATGACAGTTAGctttagagttagagttagcaTACTAACCCACAAGATAGCAGTACATACAGTTTGAGTATTTAAGTGATTGTAGGTTGATGCTGTGTAGGTCAAATAAATTCACCGCCTCCATttgaacagatgggacatgggtcaaactatcaaatcaaatgcacatcaaataaatgttgcttttataCAGTTTCTGTCGTTTAATGATGCCTTTTTTGTGACATCATTATATGCTTTTGCACTCCTCTGTCCGTCTTTATTTTCCAACACCTATGCATctaaaaaagtattaaaatcaTAAATTGTAATGAGTGTAATGTAAAGGGAAGGTTGCAACCCTTTTTATAGATATGTGTCACAATCCACCCCGCGCCTGTCAGTCATTCTTAGCTAGCTGTTTTAGCATAGTGGATTCAAATTAGCCAGGAGAAAATGCATCACAAAAACTTGAATGTTGCTCGGCTCTGTGAGATGCTCATCTCATGCCTTAAAGTGGGgagttgtcatattttcatagcatcaagtgtggctgaatctgattgagagtaaactgtaggtttttagagttttattttacttcatgaggttaaATTACACCAAACAATGCCCCCTTGTTGATaatcaacaagtcacttggcttcaaatagtcttgtttaaagaggtggacagtctgaaggtcaatattgtgcagttacatttggagaaattgtatatatatatacacattgaTATggagcttagatttgagtcactcggggaatccacaggatgcgtgtgcgccgcgttacggctgcgacacggctctgctccgtcccggggctttcgccctggtccataggatgcgtgtttggagcagcgcgcactccggagcaggaaactcaagatccctcgagaactccaaaacgcgcgagaacaacacagtataaacttttcctcgtccatggtgtcggatatcttttgagactgacgtctggcccgatgccacaggttatgacgtaatgttgaagaagtggtgaaatttacgatcttgtgtttgcacatggtgtttattttgaaagtgagcggatgttgcatacgatcctcgtgcctgacttccgggatagttcgatcatttctgtgtcgattgacgcgtgctgggcgcggggagcggcgaaaatagactccccgcgtatctctggcagagcggcgcggcggaacgctccagagacggagctgagacgcgccgcagcgcgccctgtggactctagagcattgacttgaatgggaacctatttgccgcgacgtgcgcggcgcagccgtaacgtaacgcgacgcatcctgtggatcttgggcttcagttcaccaggatagttttaagcatatatttttgtttaatataaaataagcCAATATTaaagcagcaatgttatattctGTAGGGTgtgctgtggtgatggggcccactaaGACAttttttcagggggcccagaattcctggcaaCGCCCCTGTCTATACATCCAAACTATTTTAAGCAGTCTACACATCAAACTCACATCAAATTCCAGGAAGACCGTGAGTTTATTTCCCAAATCATCAAACTACTCCTCTAAAGACTTTCAAAAATTGCCATGTCCAAATAATTTTGCTACTTCCCAGCAGCTGACATTGTTCCCGTGTGACAGTAATTAATCAACTCGCCAAAGAGGCAATGAAAAGGAGCTCTAATACATTTCTTAATTACGACAGTTTGTTTGCTCAGCCTTCACAATGATTAATTGTTTCACTGTGGTCATGCATCCCTTGTGagtgagcgagcgagcgagctgCAACgccagaggaagaaagagaagctgataAAATcaccttcagagagagagagagagagagagagagagagagagagagagagagagagagagagagagagagagagagagagagagagagtttggacTCCAACCACTGGACCTCAGAGTGAATGTGTGGACAGATGGACAGTGCACAGAGAGCCAGATAAGTCTGTCAAAGCACCCGTCACAGAAATACAGGAGAACAACACTGTGAGAAAGATTAATGTGGGACTCGCCCTGCTCAAATGAAGTGATTGATATTTAATGGAAGTTCCACTGTCTGCTGGGTCTGAATGAGACATTGAGCAGATAATGTTGAAAATATGCAAAGTTTCTGATTTTTTACTCACAGTGGAGGTCATGggtgttttcctttttaacaaaacacagcTGGCACTttgctaattaaaaaaaaaatcatcattaaTTACAAGTTTATTTGGCACTGTTTGATCATACAgtatcattttaatatttttaaagttatgtctTGGgggatttttgcctttattggataggaaagctggagagagacaggaaatgtggggagcagagagcgagggaagacatgcagcaaatggtagaggctgggagtcgaacatGGGATCACCATGACAAGACTACAGCCTCTTTACATGGGGCGCacccagaccgctaggccaccagcaatCTGTTTCTTTAACCTTTATATTAAGTGCTTTTTTGGGCCTTTGGGAGCTACGTACCACTCTTGGCATGCTAATAAATTAgacacagatttttttatttttttttaagttatattttttggcctttttgcctttattgacacgacagctgaagagagacaggaaatgtggggggtagagagtggggaaagacatgaaggaaatggtcgaccgtccgggaatcgaaccagcgacccctgcaacgaggactgtagcctctgtatgtgtggcgcttagaccactaggtcACCAGCGTCCCAGACACATATTTAAATGTTGTAATATTCTTACCACCTGTAACACAACTGTAGGGGCCATAATATTGATTTTCttgtcttatttgttaatcatgattatttcattttctggTTGACTTCATTCCTGGTATTGGGTTCATGGGCgtggtttaccttttatctacctgttcaCTTGGGTGGCGGGAGGAATAGAGAGAGAATGGGTCTGAATATTTATTGTTGACTgccatcatcattatcataatttatttagatattttttggtattgaattattttgagtcttttgttaataaacataaaaaccTTTCATGGACTTTGATCCCCCTTAGTCTCAGCGGCACTTTTCAATCTTAGCCGCTTCAACAACAAACTCTGATGTATATAAATATTGAAAGTATGAGGCGTTGGTTTGGCTTGGCAGTTAGATCGCCTGGGACATGTGTGGAGGTTGTAATCCTGGAGGTAGGCAGCcaaggtttgattccagcccgtgtcattcctcactctctccctacCTTCTTCTTCTATCTGCTTTCCTATCCTCTGAATGAAGACATTATAAAATCCCTCCAAACAATCTAAGGTACATCACTTTTCATCAACACATAAAGCAAAACCAAATCCTCATCATTTCACAGTCACATTTATTAAATAGCAGTTTCACATGCATGCACTGATACACTGAAATAATGACACATtcttggctgtttttttttttaaaatatccaaaaaacatcaaacagctctttccttcctttgaaTGAAGCCTATTTAATGACCCAGACTGGTGTGAAGTGGATTCTTGGAGATGAGCTGCCAGCTATGTAGACCTGATGATCATCacggatgaatgaatgaagcttCTATATGCACTTATGAAGtgtaaaataatcaaatcatGTACAACATTAGTCCAGTTTGAGGTTGATCTTGGATGTCTGGATCTCTTCACCACCAGAATGCACAAGTGTCCAAGTGAACAGCTTGTTTCAGGGTCTTTTCTTCTTTAAGCACCATTGAGTGTCCAAACAGGGACGCTTTATTGACCCACTGCTCCTCCTGTGCCTCCTGAACCAGACTGCAGACGGAGGCTCATATAGGGAGCAGCTCTGGAGGACTCTCTCCGTAGCAGTACTTCGCTTGAGGGTTTCGgtatgtgttttcatgttgaaCACTCTGCGTGAAAGGGAGAATCAAAGAAGTCAATATACTAAAAAGTTTTAACTTTCTGTGTTATGATGCAGAAGCTGCACTTTTTGCTGCTTGATTAACCTAGTTATAACATATGATTCATTCAAATAACAGCCAAACAGTTCAGTTTCAGTAACATTGAGGGCAAAGGTCAACACGGTGCAGAGTGAACGCAGCATGTATTTCACCTCTTAAGCAACCACTTTCTCATAGTCACACAGAGAAAGACAGTTATTCAGTCATCTCACCATTGTTGATGAATAATGTGTTTGCATTGAAGAAATCAGACCTTATCATCTATCTGACTTCTGCTGCTGAGTCAAGTATGAACTtagaagataaagaaataagcaGGATGTGCGGTTGCTATACGTGGGAAAACCATTTTAATAAACAGCGCCAAGTTTCAAGATGAGATCAATAATGAAACAGATAGCCTAATGTTTGTTTCGAAAGCTAGGATTGCAGTCAGTCAGAGGTgactgttgcattttttttaatctctctccCTTTCATAACATACTTGTGAGGAAGTTCGACACTTGGCGAGGCACAGCTCGAAATGATCCTCCACGGCGGTGAAGAGATTCCGGAAGCCGTCAGCTGCACGATTCAGGAAGCGCTCGAGAAGAAGTTGCTGAAGAAGAGTGCAAAGATAAGATGCTGAGtaagtttaaaacacaaaagtgcAGATTTatatctcttcatctccttcgtCCTCAAGGGTCACTACTGTGTTAGAATGCAGAATCAAAATCTGAGACATGATGTATATGAATTCTTAAAATCTGCACATAAAGCCGCCCTGCAGGATGCTGCACGTAGACAGCTGAAGTTTTTTTCAGGTTAAAAGTAATAATCTCAGCCCTGAACATCCGTGATGTGGCGGATTACCTTATCAGGCTGGAGACAGCACGACACGCAGTACTCGTAGATGCTGCAGCAGCCGTTAGCCAGGCAGCTTTTACAGATGTACTGCCTGCTGCTGGGAGCGTTGACGTTACAGCAGCCGTTAATCAGCAAGTCTGTCCTGTCACAGACGTAACctgcaaacatgaacacagttaAGAGTCAACAGAGCCAAAGAGATGTCATGTCATTGTGATCGTTTGGTTTCGAGTAACTGCTTCAGCACTGACCTAGCTCGTCTGTGAGCAGCGCCTTGCCCTGGATGGAGTTTCTGCACTGAGTGATCTGTCGGCTGCTGTTGCCCAGGTTGAAACGGACTTTCCAGGGG from Notolabrus celidotus isolate fNotCel1 chromosome 9, fNotCel1.pri, whole genome shotgun sequence includes these protein-coding regions:
- the spring1 gene encoding UPF0454 protein C12orf49 homolog, which codes for MMVLRRLLRKRWVLGVVFGLSLIYFLTSTLKQEERTIRDRTLLEARDPDHRIPWKVRFNLGNSSRQITQCRNSIQGKALLTDELGYVCDRTDLLINGCCNVNAPSSRQYICKSCLANGCCSIYEYCVSCCLQPDKQLLLERFLNRAADGFRNLFTAVEDHFELCLAKCRTSSQSVQHENTYRNPQAKYCYGESPPELLPI